One segment of Nocardioides sp. QY071 DNA contains the following:
- a CDS encoding thymidine kinase produces MAELIFRTGTMDAGKSTLALQTNHNHAARGRRGRLFTSHDRAGTAMVSSRLGLVADAEEVAPDFDFWRYTVDALTQGARIDYVICDEAQFYTSEQIDQLAKVVDELQIDVFCFGILTDFRTRLFPGSARLVELADRTEVLQVEALCWCGKRATHNARTENGVMVTEGEVIVVGDVDPADHPPAAVDDVEVAYEVLCRQHHRRGMTAARARAVSLSPEPLPFT; encoded by the coding sequence GTGGCCGAGCTGATCTTCCGTACCGGGACGATGGACGCCGGCAAGTCCACCCTGGCCCTGCAGACCAACCACAACCACGCAGCCCGTGGGCGGCGCGGCCGGCTGTTCACCAGCCACGACCGCGCCGGCACCGCGATGGTCTCCTCCCGGCTGGGCCTGGTCGCCGACGCCGAGGAGGTCGCGCCGGACTTCGACTTCTGGCGCTACACCGTCGACGCGCTCACCCAGGGCGCCCGGATCGACTACGTCATCTGCGACGAGGCGCAGTTCTACACCTCCGAGCAGATCGACCAGCTCGCGAAGGTCGTCGACGAGCTGCAGATCGACGTGTTCTGCTTCGGCATCCTCACCGACTTCCGCACCCGCCTGTTCCCGGGCTCGGCACGCCTGGTCGAGCTGGCCGACCGCACCGAGGTGCTCCAGGTCGAGGCCCTGTGCTGGTGCGGCAAGCGCGCCACCCACAACGCCCGCACCGAGAACGGCGTCATGGTCACCGAGGGCGAGGTGATCGTCGTCGGCGACGTCGACCCCGCCGACCACCCGCCCGCGGCGGTCGACGACGTGGAGGTCGCCTACGAGGTGCTGTGCCGCCAGCACCACCGGCGCGGCATGACAGCGGCCCGGGCGCGGGCCGTCAGCCTCTCGCCCGAGCCGCTGCCCTTCACCTGA
- a CDS encoding M3 family metallopeptidase, whose amino-acid sequence MSTDALLGTSDLPHQLPRFADIDDHDYAPAIEAAMAEQLAAVAAITADPAPATFANTLVPLELSGTTLARVLRVFWNQASADANPDIDAVRAAFAPRLAAHTDAILLDPALWARLQAVAEDRAGLDAEAAYLVERYLTEFRLAGAALGEDDKARLRELNERISSQETAFELALQADTNDLAVVVEDPAALDGLTPGEVSAAAAAAEARGVPGHLLTLVLPTAHPHLASLTDRDLRRRLSEAQRSRGSRGGEHDTRATALDILRLRAQRARLLGFENHAAAVTADNTAGTPRAVRSLLERLAVPAARNARAEQDAMSELAGFPVEPWDWPFYAERVRSARYDVDLAALRPWFEAERVLRDGVFFAAGRLFGLTFEERPDLPGYHPDVRVFEVSREGTPIGLFLLDLYTRDTKRGGAWMSSFVTQSGLLGIDTSVVVNNLNVPKPAAGEATLLTWDETRTLFHEFGHALHGLLARATYPKFGGTAVFRDFVEYPSQVNEMWVLWPEVLASYAVHHETGEPIPADVVARLRAAETFNEGFATSEYLAAALIDLAWHELAPDDVPTSVEEVAAFEQSALAAAGLDNPAVPPRYSTPYFAHSFSSGYASAYYSYIWSEVLDADTVAWFGENGGLTRENGEAYLRHVIGIGGTRDPLDSYAEWRGRPAPIEPLLARRGLS is encoded by the coding sequence GTGAGTACGGACGCGCTTCTCGGGACCAGTGACCTGCCGCACCAGCTGCCGCGGTTCGCCGACATCGACGACCACGACTATGCGCCGGCCATCGAGGCGGCCATGGCCGAGCAGCTCGCCGCGGTCGCCGCGATCACGGCGGACCCGGCGCCGGCGACGTTCGCCAACACACTGGTCCCGCTCGAGCTGAGCGGGACCACGCTGGCGCGGGTGCTGCGGGTGTTCTGGAACCAGGCGAGTGCGGACGCCAACCCGGACATCGACGCCGTGCGGGCGGCGTTCGCCCCGAGGCTCGCGGCCCACACCGACGCGATCCTGCTCGACCCGGCGCTGTGGGCCCGGCTGCAGGCGGTGGCCGAGGACCGGGCGGGCCTGGACGCCGAGGCGGCCTACCTCGTCGAGCGCTACCTCACCGAGTTCCGCCTCGCCGGCGCGGCGCTCGGCGAGGACGACAAGGCGCGGCTGCGCGAGCTCAACGAGCGGATCTCCAGCCAGGAGACGGCCTTCGAGCTGGCGCTGCAGGCCGACACCAACGACCTCGCGGTCGTCGTCGAGGACCCGGCCGCGCTCGACGGGCTGACACCGGGGGAGGTGTCCGCCGCCGCCGCGGCGGCCGAGGCGCGCGGCGTGCCCGGCCACCTGCTGACACTGGTGCTGCCCACCGCGCACCCGCACCTCGCCTCGCTCACCGACCGCGACCTGCGCCGCCGGCTCTCCGAGGCGCAGCGCAGCCGCGGCAGTCGCGGCGGCGAGCACGACACCCGCGCGACCGCGCTCGACATCCTGCGGCTGCGCGCCCAGCGTGCCCGGCTGCTCGGCTTCGAGAACCACGCGGCCGCGGTGACCGCCGACAACACCGCCGGTACGCCGCGGGCGGTGCGCTCGCTGCTCGAGCGGCTCGCCGTACCCGCTGCCCGCAACGCCCGCGCCGAGCAGGACGCGATGTCCGAGCTGGCCGGGTTCCCCGTCGAGCCGTGGGACTGGCCGTTCTACGCCGAGCGCGTCCGCAGTGCGCGGTACGACGTCGACCTGGCCGCGCTGCGCCCGTGGTTCGAGGCGGAGCGGGTCCTGCGCGACGGCGTCTTCTTCGCGGCCGGCCGGCTCTTCGGGCTGACCTTCGAGGAGCGTCCCGACCTGCCCGGCTACCACCCCGACGTCCGGGTGTTCGAGGTCAGCCGCGAGGGCACGCCGATCGGCCTGTTCCTGCTCGACCTCTACACGCGCGACACGAAGCGCGGCGGCGCGTGGATGAGCAGCTTCGTCACGCAGTCGGGCCTGCTCGGCATCGACACGTCGGTCGTCGTCAACAACCTCAACGTGCCCAAGCCGGCCGCAGGGGAGGCGACCCTCCTGACCTGGGACGAGACCCGGACCCTGTTCCACGAGTTCGGCCACGCCCTGCACGGGCTGCTCGCGCGGGCGACGTACCCCAAGTTCGGCGGGACCGCCGTCTTCCGTGACTTCGTCGAGTACCCGTCCCAGGTCAACGAGATGTGGGTGCTGTGGCCCGAGGTGCTCGCCAGCTACGCCGTCCACCACGAGACCGGCGAGCCGATCCCCGCCGACGTCGTCGCTCGGCTGCGGGCCGCCGAGACGTTCAACGAGGGCTTCGCGACCAGCGAGTACCTCGCCGCCGCCCTGATCGACCTCGCCTGGCACGAGCTCGCCCCCGACGACGTGCCGACCTCGGTCGAGGAGGTCGCCGCGTTCGAGCAGAGCGCCCTCGCCGCCGCCGGCCTCGACAACCCGGCGGTGCCGCCGCGGTACTCCACGCCGTACTTCGCCCACAGCTTCAGCTCGGGCTATGCGTCGGCGTACTACTCCTACATCTGGAGCGAGGTCCTCGATGCCGACACCGTCGCATGGTTCGGCGAGAACGGCGGGCTGACCCGCGAGAACGGCGAGGCCTACCTGCGCCACGTCATCGGCATCGGCGGCACCCGCGACCCGCTGGACTCCTACGCCGAGTGGCGCGGCCGGCCCGCGCCGATCGAGCCGCTGCTCGCGCGGCGCGGGCTGAGCTGA
- a CDS encoding DUF559 domain-containing protein has protein sequence MVSDDWRRLAALQGGLLTREQLRALGVDRWAVRHRLASERWVAHTPTVIGTTTGELSRAQLLWLGVLHGGPDAVVGDLSAAEVAGLRNWHRDDVTILVPHGSFVGAGHPGVVFVRTRRPLRDWRRRGRGLPVCRVEPAVLRFASTQRNPRVAEGALAAVVQQGLTSPNRLEEWIGRMQPLRGADRFRRALAEIGGGAQSTAELDVRRMCRAAGLTQPVRQVRRRDASGRLRFTDCEWRLADGRILVLEVDGGFHMQAEHWEHDIARQRALTSPGRIVVRCTARELRDEPERVARDLRLLGVPAP, from the coding sequence GTGGTCTCCGACGACTGGCGCCGGCTTGCTGCCCTGCAGGGCGGCCTGCTGACCCGCGAGCAGTTGCGGGCGCTTGGCGTCGACCGCTGGGCTGTCCGGCACCGACTCGCCTCCGAGCGATGGGTCGCGCACACACCCACGGTCATCGGTACGACGACCGGCGAGCTGTCACGCGCGCAGCTGCTCTGGCTCGGCGTGCTCCACGGTGGCCCGGACGCCGTGGTCGGTGACCTGTCCGCGGCCGAAGTGGCCGGGCTGCGGAACTGGCATCGCGACGACGTGACGATCCTTGTCCCGCACGGCTCCTTCGTCGGAGCCGGGCACCCGGGCGTGGTGTTCGTGCGGACGCGCCGACCGCTGCGGGACTGGCGGCGGCGCGGCCGCGGACTACCGGTGTGCCGCGTCGAACCCGCGGTGCTGCGCTTCGCCTCGACCCAGCGGAACCCGCGGGTCGCGGAAGGCGCGCTCGCTGCAGTCGTCCAGCAGGGGTTGACCTCGCCGAACAGGCTGGAGGAGTGGATCGGGCGCATGCAGCCGCTCAGGGGCGCCGACAGGTTCCGCCGGGCGCTGGCGGAGATCGGGGGCGGTGCTCAGTCGACCGCCGAGCTGGACGTGCGGCGGATGTGCCGTGCGGCCGGGCTGACCCAGCCTGTGCGTCAGGTGCGCCGACGCGACGCGAGTGGACGGCTCCGGTTCACCGACTGTGAGTGGCGGCTGGCCGACGGCCGGATCCTGGTCCTGGAGGTCGACGGGGGATTTCACATGCAGGCGGAGCACTGGGAGCACGACATCGCGCGGCAGCGGGCACTGACCTCGCCGGGTCGGATCGTGGTGCGCTGCACCGCGCGGGAGCTGCGGGACGAGCCGGAGCGGGTCGCACGGGACCTGAGGCTGCTGGGTGTGCCTGCGCCCTGA
- a CDS encoding PQQ-dependent sugar dehydrogenase encodes MRARPAVLLVLALVATLLAAAQARAAAFRVEVVATGLDHPWEVAVLPSGDLLVTQRDRSRLTLVDPGSGAKRDLAFPSAQVWNRGETGLLGLAVDPAFATNRRIYTCSGWRADDGSHDIRVNAWTLDAALTTATLAGPLVTGLPPSRTGQHGGCRLLVAADGSLLVGTGDAKRSRLPQRRGSLGGKVLRLDRLTGAPDPRNPWADRSGKRRYVLTFGHRNVQGLAQRTDGTLWSVEHGTDRDDEINLLRPGRNYGWNPGPGYDESRPMTDHRLPGRQYTARWRSGFPTIAPSGAAFVTGPAWGRFDGCLAVAVLKGRRLMFVRLDDRGRVRWTRAPRALRGHGRLRDVTAAPDGSLLVTTDNGGGRDVVVRVRPA; translated from the coding sequence ATGCGTGCGCGTCCCGCCGTCCTGCTCGTCCTCGCCCTGGTCGCGACCCTCCTCGCCGCCGCCCAGGCCCGTGCGGCCGCGTTCCGCGTGGAGGTCGTCGCCACCGGGCTCGACCATCCATGGGAGGTCGCGGTCCTGCCGAGCGGCGACCTGCTGGTCACCCAGCGCGACCGGAGCAGGCTGACCCTGGTCGACCCGGGCTCCGGTGCGAAGCGCGACCTGGCGTTCCCGTCCGCGCAGGTCTGGAACCGGGGCGAGACGGGCCTCCTCGGGCTCGCGGTCGACCCGGCATTCGCCACCAACCGGCGGATCTACACCTGCTCGGGCTGGCGCGCCGACGACGGCTCCCACGACATCCGGGTCAACGCCTGGACTCTCGACGCCGCCCTGACCACCGCGACGCTCGCGGGTCCGCTCGTCACCGGGCTGCCGCCGAGCCGGACCGGCCAACACGGCGGGTGCCGCCTCCTCGTCGCCGCTGACGGCTCGCTGCTGGTCGGCACCGGCGACGCCAAGCGCTCCCGGCTCCCCCAGCGCCGCGGCTCGCTGGGCGGAAAGGTGCTGCGCCTCGACCGCCTCACCGGCGCACCCGACCCCCGCAACCCCTGGGCCGACCGCTCCGGCAAGCGCCGCTACGTCCTCACCTTCGGCCACCGCAACGTCCAGGGCCTTGCCCAGCGGACCGACGGCACGCTGTGGTCGGTCGAGCACGGCACCGACCGCGACGACGAGATCAACCTGCTGCGCCCCGGCCGCAACTACGGCTGGAACCCCGGCCCCGGCTACGACGAGTCCCGCCCCATGACCGACCACCGCCTGCCCGGCAGGCAGTACACCGCCCGCTGGCGCTCCGGCTTCCCCACCATCGCCCCGTCGGGAGCCGCCTTCGTCACCGGCCCGGCCTGGGGCCGGTTCGACGGCTGCCTGGCCGTCGCGGTGCTCAAGGGGCGGCGGCTGATGTTCGTGAGGCTCGACGACCGCGGCCGGGTCCGCTGGACCCGCGCCCCGCGGGCGCTGCGGGGCCACGGCCGGCTGCGCGACGTGACCGCCGCACCCGACGGCTCGCTGCTCGTCACCACCGACAACGGCGGTGGGCGGGACGTGGTGGTGCGGGTTCGGCCGGCCTGA
- the panB gene encoding 3-methyl-2-oxobutanoate hydroxymethyltransferase → MSSTTPEETAPYGGAAPAAPSGSAPIKRIRTHHLRDLKQRGERFSMLTSYDQLTAQIFDEAGVEVLLVGDSASNNVLGNATSLPVTVDELLPLTRAVSRSVSRALVVGDLPFGSYQASPEQGYLTAVRFMKEGGAHCVKLEGGVEMAPQIERMTRGGIPVMAHIGFTPQSEHALGGYRVQGRGEAAERILRDALAVQEAGAFSVVMEMVPGDVAAEVTAKLDIPTIGIGAGNQCDGQVLVWQDAFGLRTGKLPRFVKQYADLRSVLLDAARAYDAEVKDGSFPAPEHTF, encoded by the coding sequence ATGAGCAGCACCACCCCCGAAGAGACCGCCCCGTACGGCGGCGCCGCCCCCGCGGCGCCCTCCGGATCCGCGCCGATCAAGCGCATCCGCACCCACCACCTGCGCGACCTCAAGCAGCGCGGCGAGCGCTTCTCGATGCTCACCAGCTACGACCAGCTGACCGCGCAGATCTTCGACGAGGCCGGCGTCGAGGTCCTCCTCGTCGGCGACAGCGCGTCCAACAACGTCCTCGGCAACGCGACCTCGCTCCCCGTCACGGTCGACGAGCTACTCCCCCTCACCCGCGCTGTCAGCCGCTCGGTGTCGCGGGCCCTCGTGGTCGGCGACCTGCCGTTCGGCTCCTACCAGGCCTCGCCCGAGCAGGGCTACCTGACGGCCGTGCGCTTCATGAAGGAGGGCGGCGCCCACTGCGTGAAGCTCGAGGGTGGCGTCGAGATGGCCCCGCAGATCGAGCGGATGACCCGCGGCGGGATCCCGGTGATGGCCCACATCGGCTTCACCCCCCAGTCCGAGCACGCCCTCGGCGGCTACCGGGTCCAGGGCCGCGGCGAGGCCGCCGAGCGGATCCTGCGCGACGCCCTCGCCGTCCAGGAGGCCGGCGCCTTCTCGGTCGTGATGGAGATGGTCCCCGGCGACGTGGCCGCCGAGGTCACCGCCAAGCTCGACATCCCGACCATCGGCATCGGCGCCGGCAACCAGTGCGACGGCCAGGTCCTCGTCTGGCAGGACGCCTTCGGCCTGCGCACCGGCAAGCTGCCCCGCTTCGTCAAGCAGTACGCCGACCTGCGCTCCGTCCTGCTCGACGCCGCCCGGGCCTACGACGCCGAGGTCAAGGACGGCAGCTTCCCGGCTCCCGAGCACACGTTCTGA
- a CDS encoding VOC family protein has protein sequence MDPVCPGMSLASSHIQPCLWFDDRLEEAARFYTAIFPNSSISHLGPVAGEFTLDGLTFRGVNGGPEIAFSEAVSFSIVCRDQSEVDYYWDSLADGGQESVCGWLKDRFGLSWQVVPARLHDLLSDPDPRRAEAASRALLGMRRIVVAQLEAAADAARAG, from the coding sequence GTGGACCCGGTCTGCCCCGGCATGAGCCTCGCGAGCAGCCACATCCAGCCGTGCCTGTGGTTCGACGACCGGTTGGAGGAGGCCGCGCGCTTCTACACCGCGATCTTCCCGAACTCCTCGATCAGCCACCTCGGCCCGGTCGCCGGCGAGTTCACCCTCGACGGGCTGACCTTCCGCGGCGTCAACGGCGGTCCCGAGATCGCCTTCTCCGAGGCGGTGTCCTTCTCGATCGTGTGCCGCGACCAGTCCGAGGTCGACTACTACTGGGACTCGCTCGCCGACGGCGGCCAGGAGTCGGTGTGCGGATGGCTCAAGGACCGGTTCGGGCTGTCCTGGCAGGTCGTCCCCGCCCGGCTGCACGACCTGCTCTCCGACCCCGACCCGCGGCGCGCGGAGGCCGCCAGCCGGGCGCTGCTCGGGATGCGTCGGATCGTGGTCGCGCAGCTGGAAGCGGCGGCCGATGCCGCCCGTGCGGGGTGA
- a CDS encoding NAD(+) synthase codes for MDFYSAYAHGFARVAAVTLPVAIADPATNAARILEQARALHDDAVAVAVFPELGLTGYAVDDLFLQDTLLDAVREAILDLTVASADLRPVLVVGAPLASGNRVYNCAVVIHGGRVLGVAPKSYLPTYREFYEARWFAAGATRSAAEDSIELNGEDVPFGNDLIFSASDVRGLDLHVEVCEDMWVPIPPSASAALAGATVLANLSGSPITIARAEDRHLLARSASARCNAAYIYAAAGQGESTTDLSWDGQTMVYEMGDLLGQSERFPDGPRATVVDVDLDRLRQERMRQGTFDDNRAAEGIEASHFTRVEFELEPPSGDIGLRREVARFPFVPDDPVRLYQDCYEAYNIQVSGLEQRLSAIGQPKIVIGVSGGLDSTHALIVAAKAMDRLGRPRSDIHAFTMPGFATGDTTKSYATRLSQALGCTFEELDIKPAARTMLEGLGHPFSAGEPVYDITFENVQAGLRTDYLFRLANHRGGIVLGTGDLSELALGWCTYGVGDQMSHYNVNAGVPKTLIQHLIRWVIDTDQLHDGHYDDEADQVLQAILEQEITPELIPGGEQRTEDSVGPYALQDFTLYHVLRRGYRPSKIAFLAHHAWGSGEASYDIATIRTWLEVFVRRFFSSQFKRSALPNGPKVSPGGTMSPRGDWRMPSDASAAAWLAELAADVPTD; via the coding sequence GTGGACTTCTACTCGGCCTACGCCCACGGGTTCGCCCGGGTCGCGGCGGTGACCCTGCCCGTCGCCATCGCGGACCCGGCGACCAACGCCGCCCGGATCCTCGAGCAGGCCCGCGCGCTCCACGACGACGCAGTGGCGGTCGCGGTGTTCCCGGAGCTCGGGCTGACCGGGTACGCCGTCGACGACCTCTTCCTGCAGGACACGCTGCTCGACGCGGTGCGTGAGGCGATCCTCGACCTGACCGTCGCGTCGGCCGACCTGCGGCCGGTGCTGGTGGTGGGGGCGCCGCTGGCGAGCGGCAACCGGGTCTACAACTGTGCGGTGGTGATCCACGGCGGGCGGGTGCTCGGCGTGGCGCCGAAGTCCTACCTGCCGACCTACCGCGAGTTCTACGAGGCCCGCTGGTTCGCGGCGGGGGCGACCCGGAGTGCAGCCGAGGACAGCATCGAGCTCAACGGCGAGGACGTCCCGTTCGGCAACGACCTGATCTTCTCGGCCTCCGACGTGCGCGGCCTCGACCTGCACGTCGAGGTCTGCGAGGACATGTGGGTGCCGATCCCGCCGAGCGCGAGCGCCGCCCTGGCCGGCGCGACCGTGCTGGCCAACCTCTCGGGCAGCCCGATCACGATCGCCCGCGCGGAGGACCGGCACCTCCTGGCCCGGAGCGCGAGCGCGCGGTGCAACGCGGCGTACATCTATGCCGCGGCGGGCCAGGGCGAGTCGACGACCGACCTGTCGTGGGACGGGCAGACCATGGTCTACGAGATGGGCGACCTGCTGGGGCAGAGCGAGCGGTTCCCCGACGGGCCGCGGGCCACGGTGGTCGACGTCGACCTCGACCGGCTGCGCCAGGAGCGGATGCGGCAGGGCACCTTCGACGACAATCGCGCGGCCGAGGGCATCGAGGCGTCGCACTTCACACGGGTGGAGTTCGAGCTCGAGCCGCCGTCCGGCGACATCGGGCTGCGGCGTGAGGTCGCGCGCTTCCCGTTCGTGCCCGACGACCCGGTGCGGCTCTACCAGGACTGCTACGAGGCCTACAACATCCAGGTCTCGGGGCTCGAGCAGCGTCTGTCCGCGATCGGGCAGCCGAAGATCGTGATCGGCGTCAGCGGCGGCCTCGACTCGACCCACGCGCTGATCGTCGCCGCCAAGGCGATGGACCGGCTCGGCCGCCCGCGCAGCGACATCCACGCGTTCACGATGCCGGGCTTCGCGACCGGCGACACCACGAAGTCCTATGCGACCCGGCTCTCCCAGGCGCTCGGCTGCACCTTCGAGGAGCTCGACATCAAGCCGGCCGCGCGCACGATGCTGGAGGGCCTCGGCCACCCGTTCAGCGCGGGCGAGCCGGTCTACGACATCACCTTCGAGAACGTCCAGGCGGGGCTGCGCACCGACTACCTCTTCCGCCTCGCCAACCACCGCGGCGGCATCGTGCTCGGCACCGGCGACCTGTCCGAGCTCGCGCTCGGCTGGTGCACGTACGGCGTCGGCGACCAGATGTCGCACTACAACGTCAACGCCGGCGTCCCGAAGACCCTGATCCAGCACCTGATCCGCTGGGTGATCGACACCGACCAGCTCCACGACGGGCACTACGACGACGAGGCCGACCAGGTGCTCCAGGCGATCCTCGAGCAGGAGATCACCCCCGAGCTGATCCCCGGTGGCGAGCAGCGCACCGAGGACTCCGTCGGTCCCTACGCGTTGCAGGACTTCACGCTCTACCACGTGCTGCGCCGCGGCTACCGGCCCAGCAAGATCGCGTTCCTGGCCCACCACGCATGGGGGAGCGGTGAGGCGTCGTACGACATCGCGACGATCCGCACGTGGCTCGAGGTCTTCGTCCGGCGCTTCTTCAGCAGCCAGTTCAAGCGCTCGGCGCTGCCGAACGGGCCGAAGGTCAGCCCCGGTGGAACCATGTCGCCCCGCGGGGACTGGCGGATGCCGTCGGACGCCAGCGCGGCCGCGTGGTTGGCCGAGCTGGCGGCCGACGTCCCCACAGACTGA
- a CDS encoding helix-turn-helix domain-containing protein → MDEAFGQRVARVGSLADPVRRALYRFVAEQPGAVSRDQAASGVDVPRHTAKFHLERLVDEGLLVTEFRRLTGRTGPGAGRPAKLYRRSRRELTVSVPSRRYDLAGQVLADAVERTLAGTPMPDALAAAADDAADAVTAGAVEGQALLETLAPLGYEPRAEDDGTLCLANCPFDRLAADHRDLVCGVNRSFLTAVARRSAATVEPVEPGPGCCARVRLSA, encoded by the coding sequence ATGGACGAGGCGTTCGGGCAGCGGGTGGCACGGGTCGGCTCGCTGGCCGATCCGGTACGACGGGCGCTGTACCGCTTCGTCGCCGAGCAGCCCGGCGCGGTCAGCCGCGACCAGGCGGCCAGCGGGGTCGACGTACCGCGGCACACGGCGAAGTTCCACCTCGAGCGGCTGGTCGACGAGGGGCTGCTCGTGACCGAGTTCCGTCGCCTGACGGGGCGCACCGGCCCGGGCGCGGGACGGCCGGCGAAGCTGTACCGCCGCTCGCGCCGCGAGCTGACCGTGAGCGTGCCGAGCCGCCGCTACGACCTCGCGGGGCAGGTGCTCGCCGACGCCGTGGAGCGCACCCTGGCCGGCACCCCGATGCCGGACGCGCTCGCCGCGGCGGCCGACGACGCGGCCGACGCCGTCACCGCGGGAGCCGTCGAGGGCCAGGCGCTGCTCGAGACCCTCGCGCCGCTCGGCTACGAGCCGCGCGCCGAGGACGACGGCACGCTGTGCCTGGCCAACTGCCCCTTCGACCGGCTCGCCGCCGACCACCGCGACCTGGTCTGCGGGGTCAACCGCAGCTTCCTCACCGCGGTCGCGCGCCGGTCCGCTGCCACCGTCGAGCCGGTCGAGCCGGGGCCGGGATGCTGCGCGCGGGTCAGACTGAGCGCATGA